Within the Pelagovum pacificum genome, the region CGGCAGCGCTCCGCCCGTGATGGCCGACGCCCTGCGACGTGCTCAGGCCGAAGTCCTGCCAGAGCATCCACCGCTGTCATTGCGCCCGATGGGGGACGATCCGGGCGTTGACAGCATGGAGTTCATGGCCACCAAGACAGGTCAGACCGACCTTATCTCGACCTGCACCCCGGTCTTCATCCAAGCGCCACTTCTGCGGGGCATGGAGCTGACGCACCGCGACCTGACCCCTATCGCACGGCTGGTCGCCGATCGCTTCTTTCTGGTCGTCCGCACCGATTCGGGTTGGGACGACATCGGTGCCTTCCTTGATCATATCAGGGCGAATACCACCCGCACGGGCGGCTATTTTCTCGGCGGGATCAACCACCTTCTCTCCCTGGCCATAGCCGACCAGACAAAGGCCGATGTTGAGTTTATCGTCACCGAGAGCGAACCGGCCGTCTGGAACGCGATGATCGAAGGTCGCATCGACTGGGGTGTCGGCGTCGCCGCCGAGATACTCCCCCACGTCGAGGCCGGCACGATGAAGGTCCTCGCAGTCTTCGATGAGAACCGCCGCCCGGCCTTTCCGAACA harbors:
- a CDS encoding tripartite tricarboxylate transporter substrate binding protein, whose protein sequence is MTLKTEATLIVHGPPGSAPPVMADALRRAQAEVLPEHPPLSLRPMGDDPGVDSMEFMATKTGQTDLISTCTPVFIQAPLLRGMELTHRDLTPIARLVADRFFLVVRTDSGWDDIGAFLDHIRANTTRTGGYFLGGINHLLSLAIADQTKADVEFIVTESEPAVWNAMIEGRIDWGVGVAAEILPHVEAGTMKVLAVFDENRRPAFPNTPTLAEAGVPVTFQLWRGLMAPGGLSEEAQADWHEHFATLRDSAAWRDYLTRNGQEDAWLPGEPFRDFLEAEWDWYERHLGLAGLLPNT